CGGTGCGGTTCAGGCGTAGCTTACCCGTAAAGCATTGCCGTTCATCCGTTTTATAACGGCGTGGAGCCCCGGCAAACTTGAGCATAACAATCGATTCGAGACCAACTCCTCCGCAGAAGAAACAGCTCGCCAGTAGATACCCATTCCAGTCCTGTAAAAAGAAGCGGTATAGGCCATCCTTTCATTGTTTTATCGGAATTCATCGGTTACCAAATCCATATGGTTCAGGGTGACTCTTGCTTACTTATTCCAGAAATTTAAGACAAATCATAATTCCCACGCCCAGCGCAATAAACAGACTTTGCCAGAGCGGAGCCTGACGGGCCGTCTGCCGATGCAGTTCGGGAATCAAATCCGTCCCAGCGATATAAATAAATCCACCAGCCGCTAGTGGCAGTGCATAAGCGGTATACCCTTCCAACCATAATCCAGTCCATAAAATAGCCCCCACGCCCAGCAGGCTCGTTGTCGCGCAAAGCAGATTATACCAGATGGCCCGGCGCACCGAATACCCTCCCCATACTAGTGTCCCGATGTCGCCAATTTCCTGGGGTAATTCATGCACGACAATGCCCAGCGTGGTTGCCCAGCCCGCTTCGGGTGAAACCAGAAAAGCACCCCCAATGAGCGTGCCGTCGATGAAATTATGAATGCCATCGCCCATCAAATTCATCGGAGCCATGGGTTTGACGGCCAGGGTTAGTACATCCAGTTGCGAATGTGCATGAGACCAGCGAACAGCTTTTTCGAGAACAAAAAAAATCAACATACTCCCTAA
This window of the Spirosoma aerolatum genome carries:
- a CDS encoding ZIP family metal transporter; this encodes MLSAISSQALLAGVLICLVALLGGVAYFLPEASLRRVIPLGASLSVGVLLGDAFLHLLPEAVERLGNVQLVMQWTLGSMLIFFVLEKAVRWSHAHSQLDVLTLAVKPMAPMNLMGDGIHNFIDGTLIGGAFLVSPEAGWATTLGIVVHELPQEIGDIGTLVWGGYSVRRAIWYNLLCATTSLLGVGAILWTGLWLEGYTAYALPLAAGGFIYIAGTDLIPELHRQTARQAPLWQSLFIALGVGIMICLKFLE